In Sorghum bicolor cultivar BTx623 chromosome 10, Sorghum_bicolor_NCBIv3, whole genome shotgun sequence, one genomic interval encodes:
- the LOC8064047 gene encoding uncharacterized protein LOC8064047, whose translation MPSSSFSTSHSSSSVQIVDPNPASASAPDTTADSSDRDDDGGGGENGRSWPATERVPSYLWNQNSVHVLCKKFGVNTKAFTPILAGDRRACSPPPAGSVCVYADALEAGMRVPLDPFFCEVLSHFGVAPSQLAPNCWRILAAFLALSRAAGVQPPSVPVFLHFFSLRTLKVKGLYCFAPKDTAGVLFTGLPDKIKGWKGGFFFLKSSAPWPCPVLWGEPAKKSTTDPVLTGEEKSAAAKLLRARGAAPVDVHLLAYLSEGDLAAATMAARAPKPPAPSPSPSHRTTTAGAEGMDPSTYAMLQNMRAEKAAAEAAAAAAAAAKVAVQSAPLSGKKRPAEDNTKEATGHGPASVAPGFSTRQKRKLQHAPDRHDGDTVEWEAARQLLQGVITPARERAFLVADPFAVIATSYVATLQAANYATFSLGHALKLQDELEKAKAELAEAKKATEAEVKSAKAAAVQEFLGSEEHERRLVEEALKGYERGMADMKRVALRLLRPDVDAAQLFVPPGGFQ comes from the exons ATgccttcctcttccttctccaCCTCCCACTCCTCGTCCTCCGTCCAAATCGTTGATCCCAACCCCGCGAGCGCGAGCGCCCCGGACACCACCGCCGACTCCAGCGACCGCGACGATGACGGCGGCGGTGGTGAAAACGGGCGCTCGTGGCCCGCGACGGAGCGCGTCCCCTCGTACCTATGGAACCAGAACTCGGTCCACGTCCTCTGCAAGAAGTTCGGCGTCAACACCAAGGCGTTCACCCCGATCCTCGCCGGCGACCGACGCGCGTGCTCGCCTCCACCCGCGGGCTCCGTCTGCGTGTACGCGGACGCGCTGGAGGCCGGGATGCGTGTCCCGCTCGACCCCTTCTTCTGCGAGGTGCTCTCGCACTTCGGCGTCGCCCCGAGCCAGCTCGCGCCCAACTGCTGGCGCATCTTGGCGGCCTTCCTCGCGCTCTCCCGCGCCGCCGGCGTGCAGCCGCCGTCGGTGCCCGTGTTCCTGCACTTCTTCTCGCTGCGCACGCTGAAGGTCAAGGGCCTCTACTGCTTCGCGCCGAAGGACACCGCCGGCGTGCTCTTCACGGGGCTGCCGGATAAAATCAAGGGATGGAAGGGGGGCTTTTTCTTCCTCAAGTCGTCGGCGCCGTGGCCGTGCCCCGTCCTCTGGGGCGAGCCGGCCAAGAAATCCACTACtgatccggtgctcaccggagagGAGAAGAGCGCGGCGGCGAAGCTGCTGCGTGCACGCGGCGCGGCGCCGGTTGATGTCCATCTCCTGGCTTACCTCAGCGAGGGCGATTTGGCCGCGGCAACTATGGCCGCTCGTGCGCCAAAACCACCTGCGCCATCGCCTTCGCCTTCCCATCGCACTACCACTGCCGGTGCCGAAG GGATGGATCCATCAACGTATGCCATGCTGCAGAACATGCGGGCAGAGAAGGCGGCCGCggaggcggcggcagcggcagcggcagcggcgaaGGTCGCCGTGCAGAGTGCGCCGTTGTCCGGGAAGAAGAGGCCGGCGGAGGACAACACGAAGGAGGCCACTGGTCACGGGCCGGCGTCTGTCGCGCCCGGCTTCTCCACGCGCCAGAAACGGAAGCTGCAGCACGCACCGGACAGACATGACGGCGACACGGTGGAGtgggaggcggcgcggcagcttCTGCAGGGCGTCATCACGCCGGCGCGGGAGCGCGCGTTCTTGGTGGCCGACCCCTTCGCCGTCATCGCGACGAGCTACGTCGCGACGCTCCAG GCGGCGAACTACGCGACGTTCTCGTTGGGGCACGCGCTGAAGCTCCAGGATGAGCTGGAGAAGGCCAAGGCcgagctcgccgaggcgaagAAGGCGACGGAGGCCGAGGTGAAGAGCGCCAAGGCGGCGGCGGTGCAGGAGTTCCTGGGCTCCGAGGAGCACGAGCGCCGGCTGGTGGAGGAGGCGCTCAAGGGGTACGAGCGGGGCATGGCGGACATGAAGCGCGTCGCGCTGCGGCTCCTCCGCCCTGACGTCGACGCGGCCCAGCTGTTCGTGCCTCCCGGCGGGTTTCAGTAG